The Terriglobales bacterium genomic interval CTCAAGGTGATTGTTGCCCTCGATAGAATCTCTCAGGCACGGTGGGTGGCCTTAATCAGAAGTCAGGAGCGTGGAACGCAACATTACTTGGGATGGACAGTTGGACCTCCGTACCGGCCGTTGCACTACTCAAGATTTTGACCAGCCCGCCAATTCTCGTTGCACATTCCCGCATGCCTGCTAAACCCCAGTGTCCGTCGCGCCCTTTCTCGAGCACCTGAGGATCGATTCCACCTCCGTTGTCGCGAATCCGAATGCGCAGCTCAGTGTCGGAATATTCAAGTTCTAACTCGACGCGTTTCGCCCCGGAATGACAAAACGCATTGCCCAGGGACTCTCTGCCAATTCGGTAAATCTCATCCTGG includes:
- a CDS encoding ATP-binding protein: MRQGIEEGRNAIQGLRSSGSQTSDLVVALSRIQEELEERPNINFRVIVTGCQRQLAREFQDEIYRIGRESLGNAFCHSGAKRVELELEYSDTELRIRIRDNGGGIDPQVLEKGRDGHWGLAGMRECATRIGGLVKILSSATAGTEVQLSIPSNVAFHAPDF